Proteins encoded within one genomic window of Rossellomorea vietnamensis:
- a CDS encoding cysteine desulfurase, translating into MDVKEIRKQFPILDQEVNGHPLVYLDSAATSQKPVSVIEAVNDYYRGYNSNVHRGVHTLGTRATDGYEGAREKVRNFINASSTQEVIFTRGTTTAINTVAASYGRANLAEGDEIVITHMEHHSNIIPWQQLAKETGATLKYVPLQENGTIAIEDVRETVTSQTKIVSIMMVSNVLGTMNPIKEITKIAHENGAVMVVDGAQAAPHMKIDVQDLDCDFFAFSGHKMVGPTGIGVLYGKKKHLNNMEPVEFGGEMIDFVGLQESTWKELPWKFEGGTPIIAGAIGLGAAIDFLEQVGLHNIEEHEHKLAAYALDKMNEVEGMTIFGPSDPGQRAGLVTFNIDDVHPHDVATVLDAEGIAVRAGHHCAQPLMKWLNVSATARASFYLYNTEEDIDKLVAGLVKTKEFFSDVF; encoded by the coding sequence ATGGATGTAAAAGAGATTCGTAAACAATTTCCGATTCTCGACCAGGAAGTAAATGGCCATCCACTCGTTTATCTTGATAGTGCCGCAACGTCTCAGAAGCCGGTTTCCGTTATAGAAGCAGTAAACGATTATTATCGTGGATATAACTCGAATGTTCACCGGGGTGTCCACACCCTTGGGACTAGAGCGACAGATGGCTATGAAGGGGCCCGTGAAAAGGTCCGGAATTTCATCAACGCTTCCTCTACCCAGGAGGTCATTTTCACCCGTGGGACGACGACCGCGATCAATACCGTCGCAGCCAGCTACGGCCGGGCCAATTTAGCTGAGGGTGATGAAATTGTGATCACTCATATGGAACATCACAGTAATATCATTCCTTGGCAGCAGCTGGCGAAAGAAACGGGAGCAACGTTGAAATACGTTCCTCTGCAGGAAAATGGAACGATTGCGATCGAGGATGTAAGGGAGACCGTCACTTCTCAAACGAAGATCGTTTCCATCATGATGGTTTCAAACGTACTCGGTACGATGAATCCAATCAAGGAAATCACCAAGATCGCTCATGAAAATGGTGCCGTCATGGTGGTGGATGGAGCACAGGCTGCTCCACATATGAAGATTGACGTACAAGATTTGGACTGCGATTTCTTCGCCTTCTCCGGTCATAAGATGGTGGGTCCTACCGGAATCGGGGTATTGTATGGCAAGAAAAAGCATCTGAATAATATGGAGCCGGTTGAATTCGGTGGAGAGATGATCGACTTTGTCGGACTTCAGGAATCCACTTGGAAAGAGCTTCCGTGGAAATTTGAAGGAGGTACTCCGATCATTGCTGGCGCCATCGGCCTTGGAGCTGCCATCGATTTCCTTGAGCAAGTCGGTCTTCATAACATTGAAGAGCATGAGCATAAGCTTGCCGCTTATGCTTTGGATAAGATGAACGAAGTAGAGGGTATGACCATCTTCGGACCAAGTGATCCCGGGCAGCGTGCCGGTCTTGTGACTTTCAACATAGATGATGTCCATCCCCATGATGTGGCTACCGTACTTGACGCAGAAGGGATTGCCGTCCGTGCAGGCCATCATTGTGCACAGCCGCTGATGAAGTGGTTGAACGTATCGGCAACGGCACGTGCAAGCTTCTATCTTTACAACACAGAAGAAGATATTGATAAACTTGTTGCCGGCCTGGTGAAGACAAAGGAGTTTTTCAGCGATGTCTTTTAA
- the sufU gene encoding Fe-S cluster assembly sulfur transfer protein SufU, translating to MSFNNLDQLYRQVIMDHYKNPRNKGSLEDGSFTIDMNNPTCGDRIHLTLKVEDGVVQDAKFDGEGCSISMASASMMTQAVKGKEIEKALKLSKIFSDMMQGNEYDDDVDLGDIEALQGVAKFPARIKCATLAWKAMEKGVQEEEQE from the coding sequence ATGTCTTTTAATAATTTAGATCAGTTATATCGACAAGTCATCATGGATCATTATAAGAATCCACGTAATAAAGGTTCTTTAGAGGATGGGAGCTTTACCATCGATATGAATAACCCTACATGTGGAGACCGCATTCACCTTACGTTAAAGGTTGAAGATGGTGTCGTTCAGGATGCGAAGTTCGACGGGGAAGGCTGTTCGATCTCCATGGCTTCTGCGTCCATGATGACACAAGCGGTCAAGGGAAAAGAGATCGAGAAGGCACTCAAGCTTTCGAAGATCTTCTCTGATATGATGCAGGGCAATGAGTATGACGACGATGTGGATTTAGGAGATATAGAAGCATTACAAGGAGTCGCGAAATTTCCGGCCCGTATCAAATGTGCGACACTGGCCTGGAAAGCGATGGAAAAAGGAGTGCAGGAAGAAGAGCAAGAATAA
- the sufB gene encoding Fe-S cluster assembly protein SufB, whose protein sequence is MAKKMPEIGDYKYGFSDKDVSIFRSKRGLTREIVEEISRMKDEPKWMLDFRLKSLEHFYNMSMPQWGGDMQELNFDEITYYVKPSEKSERSWDEVPEEIKQTFDKLGIPEAEQKYLAGVSAQYESEVVYHNMQSDLEDMGIVFKDTDSALKENEELFREHWAKVIPPTDNKFAALNSAVWSGGSFIYVPKGVKVDTPLQAYFRINSENMGQFERTLIIVDEGASVHYVEGCTAPVYTTNSLHSAVVEIIIKKDAYCRYTTIQNWANNVFNLVTKRAVCEANATMEWVDGNIGSKLTMKYPAVILKGEGARGMTLSIALAGKGQHQDAGAKMIHLAPNTSSTIVSKSISKHGGKVTYRGIVHFGRKAEGARSNIECDTLIMDNQSTSDTIPYNEILNDNISLEHEAKVSKVSEEQLFYLMSRGISEEEATEMIVMGFIEPFTKELPMEYAVEMNRLIKFEMEGSIG, encoded by the coding sequence ATGGCAAAGAAGATGCCTGAGATCGGAGACTATAAATATGGCTTTAGCGATAAAGACGTATCGATTTTCCGTTCTAAACGTGGTTTGACGCGGGAAATCGTTGAAGAAATTTCCCGTATGAAAGATGAGCCTAAGTGGATGCTTGATTTCCGTTTGAAGTCACTTGAGCATTTTTATAATATGTCTATGCCTCAATGGGGCGGAGACATGCAGGAACTGAACTTCGATGAGATCACTTACTATGTGAAGCCTTCTGAAAAGTCAGAGCGCAGCTGGGATGAAGTACCTGAAGAAATCAAGCAGACGTTTGATAAATTAGGGATCCCTGAAGCAGAGCAAAAGTATCTTGCAGGGGTTTCTGCTCAGTATGAGTCAGAAGTTGTTTATCACAACATGCAATCCGATCTTGAAGACATGGGGATCGTATTCAAAGATACAGATTCCGCCCTTAAAGAAAATGAAGAGCTATTCCGTGAGCATTGGGCGAAGGTTATCCCTCCAACGGATAATAAATTCGCAGCCTTGAACTCAGCGGTTTGGTCCGGTGGATCTTTCATCTATGTACCTAAAGGTGTAAAGGTGGATACACCACTTCAAGCTTACTTCCGTATCAATTCTGAAAACATGGGTCAGTTCGAGCGTACGCTGATCATCGTCGACGAAGGCGCAAGCGTGCACTATGTTGAAGGTTGTACAGCACCGGTTTACACAACGAACTCACTTCACTCTGCAGTCGTTGAAATCATCATCAAGAAAGATGCGTACTGCCGTTATACGACGATTCAAAACTGGGCGAACAACGTGTTCAACCTTGTGACGAAGCGTGCTGTATGTGAAGCGAACGCAACGATGGAATGGGTGGATGGAAACATCGGTTCGAAACTGACGATGAAATATCCGGCTGTCATCCTTAAGGGTGAAGGCGCACGTGGTATGACACTATCCATTGCACTTGCAGGTAAAGGCCAGCACCAGGATGCAGGAGCGAAAATGATTCACCTTGCACCTAATACATCTTCTACAATCGTTTCTAAATCCATCTCCAAGCATGGTGGGAAAGTAACGTACCGTGGAATTGTACACTTTGGCCGTAAAGCGGAAGGCGCACGCTCAAATATTGAGTGTGACACGCTGATCATGGATAATCAATCGACTTCCGATACGATTCCTTACAACGAAATTCTGAACGATAACATCTCGTTAGAACACGAAGCGAAGGTTTCAAAAGTATCAGAAGAACAATTATTCTATCTTATGAGCCGTGGTATTTCTGAGGAAGAAGCAACAGAAATGATCGTAATGGGCTTCATCGAGCCATTCACGAAAGAACTTCCAATGGAATATGCAGTCGAAATGAACCGTCTGATCAAGTTCGAAATGGAAGGTTCAATCGGTTAA
- a CDS encoding DUF72 domain-containing protein, whose protein sequence is MIYIGVTGWGDHDTLYENVSPRDKLKEYGAHFPIVEVDTTFYAVQPIRNAEKWVKETPEDFKFIVKAYQGMTGHQRGEIPFETKEEMFRAFKESLVPYVDAGKLAMVLLQFPPWYDCKKENVDYIRYCREQLKDLPVSLEFRNQSWFRPEYRDKTLTFMKKEGWIHSICDEPQAGEGSVPRVLEATHKDATLIRFHGRNLYGWNKPNGEDWREVRYLYRYNRAELEEWIPHLHHLHERSKDLYILFNNNSGGDAADNAKELIELLGLEYEGLAPKQLDLF, encoded by the coding sequence ATGATATACATAGGAGTTACAGGCTGGGGAGATCATGATACCCTTTATGAGAATGTTTCCCCCAGGGACAAACTAAAAGAATACGGAGCTCATTTCCCCATCGTTGAGGTGGACACGACGTTTTATGCTGTCCAGCCTATTCGGAATGCAGAGAAATGGGTAAAGGAAACACCAGAGGACTTTAAATTCATTGTGAAAGCGTACCAGGGGATGACTGGCCATCAGCGTGGAGAGATCCCTTTTGAAACAAAGGAAGAGATGTTCAGAGCCTTTAAAGAGTCCCTTGTTCCATACGTGGATGCAGGGAAACTGGCGATGGTCCTTCTTCAATTCCCGCCATGGTACGATTGTAAAAAAGAGAATGTCGATTATATTCGGTACTGCAGGGAGCAATTGAAAGATCTTCCTGTATCACTTGAATTCCGGAATCAGAGCTGGTTCAGACCCGAGTATCGGGACAAGACGCTGACATTCATGAAAAAAGAAGGATGGATCCACAGCATTTGCGATGAACCCCAAGCGGGTGAAGGATCCGTTCCCCGGGTGCTCGAAGCGACGCATAAAGATGCCACTCTCATCCGGTTTCACGGCAGGAATCTCTATGGTTGGAATAAACCGAATGGGGAAGATTGGCGGGAGGTCCGCTATTTATATCGCTATAATCGTGCCGAGCTCGAGGAGTGGATTCCCCATCTTCATCATTTGCACGAAAGGTCTAAGGATCTTTATATTCTTTTTAACAATAATTCTGGTGGGGACGCGGCTGATAATGCGAAAGAACTGATTGAATTATTGGGGCTAGAGTATGAAGGTCTTGCCCCGAAGCAGTTGGATTTATTTTAG